The following are encoded together in the Iodobacter fluviatilis genome:
- a CDS encoding tetratricopeptide repeat protein, with protein MNNIFFKKNKLVILHVTLLLFIPFIVYFNFRWNPIVFDDLYFFDGVEHSQFFKIFDLSIRWLPYATFEWTKALFGSDVIWLHFGNNLIHAANGIFLYFLLNYLFPICIKEDSIALSLRNTAFFAAFLFMLHPASVYSVNYISQRSMLMATFFAIAMMFSFVESIHTKNKKLLFFAVFLYGMSVLCKEHAIMLPALAFFAAFLLVKDIKQIFKYCWPYFLLCFFIAIYVVIQIKSINLYGNPYESGASELLSRLQLIDPSFSIKQAYFYSVYTQMGLFFKYLLLWIIPSSMWMSIDMYETFATRVLLFPQLVGAISFLVYPIFSVWLIKKNDLFALLGFALICPWLLFLTEITTVRIQESFVIYRSYIWMVFFTCALPFVIQKISSKKAIGLLCIISIMMVPLTLQRLISFSHPLLLWDDAARLVEGKENRPGVERVYHNRGLAYLQQKQYKLAIEDFNKALEIWPQYNFVYNDRGAAYLELQDYQQAINDFNQSIRLKPNYFRPYLGRAHIFELMGQQDQAKQNYAIACNMGLAEACAKR; from the coding sequence ATGAACAATATTTTTTTTAAAAAAAATAAATTAGTAATTTTACATGTTACATTGTTGTTGTTTATTCCCTTTATAGTCTATTTTAATTTTAGATGGAATCCTATCGTTTTTGATGATCTATATTTTTTTGATGGTGTAGAGCATTCTCAATTTTTTAAAATATTTGACTTATCAATTCGATGGTTGCCCTATGCTACTTTTGAGTGGACAAAAGCACTATTTGGAAGCGATGTTATTTGGCTTCACTTTGGTAATAATCTTATCCATGCGGCTAATGGAATTTTTCTTTATTTTTTATTGAATTATTTATTTCCAATATGCATTAAAGAAGATAGCATTGCGTTATCTTTAAGAAACACCGCATTTTTCGCCGCTTTTTTGTTTATGTTGCACCCCGCCTCTGTATATTCTGTTAATTACATTTCGCAAAGAAGTATGCTTATGGCTACTTTTTTTGCGATTGCGATGATGTTCTCTTTTGTTGAAAGTATTCATACTAAAAATAAAAAATTGTTGTTTTTTGCAGTGTTTTTATATGGTATGTCGGTGCTGTGCAAAGAGCATGCTATTATGCTGCCTGCGCTTGCTTTTTTTGCAGCCTTCTTATTAGTCAAAGATATAAAACAAATATTTAAATATTGCTGGCCATATTTCCTATTATGCTTTTTCATTGCGATATATGTGGTTATTCAAATAAAAAGCATAAATTTATATGGGAACCCTTATGAAAGCGGTGCTTCAGAGTTATTAAGCCGTTTGCAATTGATCGATCCATCCTTTAGCATAAAACAAGCCTATTTCTACTCCGTATATACGCAAATGGGATTGTTCTTTAAATACTTACTACTATGGATTATCCCTTCTTCTATGTGGATGTCTATAGACATGTATGAAACATTTGCTACCCGTGTTTTATTATTCCCACAATTGGTTGGGGCCATCTCTTTTCTTGTATATCCTATTTTTTCGGTTTGGTTGATTAAAAAAAATGATCTGTTCGCATTACTAGGGTTTGCATTAATATGCCCATGGTTGTTGTTTTTAACTGAAATAACTACGGTAAGAATTCAAGAGTCATTTGTTATTTATCGTAGCTATATTTGGATGGTTTTTTTTACCTGCGCATTGCCATTTGTAATTCAAAAAATATCTTCGAAAAAAGCGATTGGATTGTTATGTATTATTTCAATCATGATGGTGCCTTTAACTTTGCAAAGGCTGATTAGTTTTTCTCATCCTTTATTATTATGGGACGATGCCGCTAGATTAGTGGAGGGAAAAGAAAATAGACCTGGCGTGGAGCGTGTTTATCATAATAGAGGCTTGGCTTATTTGCAGCAAAAGCAGTATAAACTCGCTATTGAGGATTTTAATAAAGCTTTGGAAATTTGGCCTCAATATAACTTTGTTTACAATGATAGAGGTGCGGCATATTTAGAGCTGCAGGATTATCAACAAGCAATCAATGACTTCAATCAATCGATCCGTCTAAAACCCAACTACTTCAGGCCCTATTTAGGCCGTGCACATATTTTTGAGCTGATGGGGCAACAAGATCAAGCTAAGCAAAACTACGCTATCGCTTGCAATATGGGTTTAGCAGAAGCCTGCGCTAAGCGTTAG
- a CDS encoding pilin has product MKNMQKGFTLIELMIVVAIIGILAAVAIPSYANYQAKAKMAAGLAEVSPAKTAMEERLNNGEAVADAAAIGLATSTSNCAIAAEGATTGIATISCTIRNAPEKISAAVITWSRVAGGEWTCATTGIVSGSEDLAPKTCKQL; this is encoded by the coding sequence ATGAAAAATATGCAAAAGGGTTTCACCCTGATCGAACTGATGATTGTTGTGGCGATTATCGGTATCTTGGCTGCTGTAGCGATTCCTTCGTATGCAAATTACCAAGCTAAAGCAAAAATGGCTGCTGGGTTAGCTGAAGTTAGTCCAGCAAAAACAGCAATGGAAGAAAGGTTGAACAATGGTGAGGCTGTTGCTGATGCTGCTGCTATTGGTTTAGCAACCTCTACTAGTAATTGTGCAATTGCTGCAGAAGGTGCTACTACGGGTATTGCAACTATTTCATGCACTATACGTAATGCTCCAGAGAAAATTTCTGCTGCTGTCATTACATGGAGTCGCGTTGCTGGTGGTGAATGGACTTGTGCAACGACAGGGATTGTGTCGGGCTCTGAGGACTTAGCACCTAAAACATGCAAGCAGTTATAA
- a CDS encoding pilin, producing MVFAISYCSLICKLRNDFLFLAYGTSTRIKNIEWKYNKINGLRWFSLRKMYLRRGYLDLFSEKIQAKYMTIHYLRADIFPQLFHKKLLECNMKNMQKGFSLIELMITVAIIGILSAIAIPSYANYQVKAKMTAGLAEVTTGKKVVEVKLNNGEIITNAAAIGLAATTHNCTITAEVANTGIVFISCLMANAPGKISAAKITWTRAVGGEWTCVTTGIVAGFEDLAPKTCKQV from the coding sequence ATGGTATTTGCTATTTCTTATTGCTCTCTAATATGCAAATTGAGAAATGATTTTTTGTTTTTAGCTTATGGAACCTCTACACGAATCAAAAATATCGAATGGAAATACAATAAAATTAATGGTTTACGTTGGTTTAGTTTGCGAAAAATGTATTTGCGCAGAGGTTACTTAGATCTTTTTTCTGAAAAAATTCAAGCAAAATATATGACTATACATTATTTGCGTGCTGATATTTTCCCCCAGCTTTTCCACAAAAAGTTGTTGGAGTGCAATATGAAAAACATGCAAAAAGGTTTTTCTCTGATTGAATTGATGATTACTGTGGCAATTATCGGTATTTTGTCTGCAATAGCGATTCCCTCATATGCGAATTATCAAGTGAAAGCAAAGATGACAGCGGGCTTGGCTGAAGTTACAACGGGAAAAAAAGTAGTAGAAGTAAAGTTGAATAACGGTGAAATCATTACAAATGCAGCAGCTATTGGCTTAGCAGCGACTACCCATAATTGCACAATCACTGCAGAAGTTGCGAATACAGGTATTGTATTTATTTCATGCTTAATGGCTAATGCGCCAGGGAAAATTTCTGCGGCAAAGATTACATGGACGCGTGCTGTTGGTGGTGAGTGGACTTGTGTGACGACAGGCATTGTGGCGGGTTTCGAGGATTTAGCGCCGAAAACGTGTAAACAGGTGTGA